The nucleotide sequence TGGAGGGCATCGCCCGCTACAAAAATTACCTGAGCATCTGCGGTGCAACACCCTCGGAGGCGCTGGCCCTTGTTGCCCTGCGGCACGGGCCAGCATTGCTGAAAAAAAATCGTCAGATCATTGCCGAAAACCTGAAAACAGCGGACGCCTTTTTTGCCCGGCACGCCAACCTTTTTGTTTACAATCGCCCCATGGCGGGGCCTATTGGTTTTCCGCGTATACGTATTGGCGAACCTGCAAGCGGGTTTTGCGAAAGGCTGGCCCACGAGGCAGGGGTGCTGCTGTTGCCCGGCTCGGTCTACGGCATCAGCGAACCGTATTTTCGTATGGGCTTTGGCCGCAAGAGTTTTGCGGCACACCTTGCGCGGTTTGAACAATGGCTGGCAACGCAGGGCCTCGCGTAGGATGGCCCGCGCAGCCTCTGCAAACAGTGATCCCCGCCTGGCGCTGCCGGGCGGGGATTGTCGTCAAAAATGGGGGACAGCTGCATCCCGTCCCGCGCCAACGGCGTCCAGATACAGCGCCCAGGCTTCGCCTATGGCAAAAAGCCGCTCGCGTGGGATGGCCCCGCTGTCGTAGGTTATCAGTACCGAGCCGCTTACGCTGTTGCCTTCCACCGCCCGAACACCGTCAATGGCGGACATCTTTTCGCGGGCCAGGCGCAGCACGCCTTCATGCCGCAGCGCGGGGTGCCGTATGCGCACTCTGCCGTCTACAAAGCTGCGCACGTATTTAAGCAGATGGATGGCGTTCATAATAGAACTCCTCGCCGGGCAGGCTTTCCGGCAGGTGGGGGCGCATGGCGTTGAGCGCCACGCCCAGGGTTGTGACGTTATGCAGCAGGGCAGAAACGCCAGGCCCGAGCAGCATAAACAGACCGCCCATCAAAAACAGGCTGTTAAGGGTCATGGTGGTCACAAAGTTGGCGTGAATACGCCTGAGAGTACGGTCGCCCAGCATGCGGGCGCTTATGAGTCCTTCAAGGCTTGGGTGGGTCAGCAGCACATTGGCGACCTCGCGGGCCAGATCTGTGCCGTCGCTCATTGCCACGCCCACATGGGCCGCCGAGAGGGCAGGGGCGTCGTTGATGCCGTCGCCGACCATGAGCACCTTGCAGCCTTGCGCCGCAAGCTCCTGCACGATATGGGCCTTGTCGGTGGGCAGCACCTGCGCCCGAAATTCCGTAATGCCCGCCTGCGCCGCAACAACCCGTGCCGTGCGCTCGTCGTCGCCGGTGAGCATGAACACCCGGCGCATGCCAAGGGTGCGCA is from Desulfovibrio desulfuricans and encodes:
- a CDS encoding HMA2 domain-containing protein yields the protein MNAIHLLKYVRSFVDGRVRIRHPALRHEGVLRLAREKMSAIDGVRAVEGNSVSGSVLITYDSGAIPRERLFAIGEAWALYLDAVGAGRDAAVPHF